A section of the Pseudomonas prosekii genome encodes:
- the acnD gene encoding Fe/S-dependent 2-methylisocitrate dehydratase AcnD, which yields MNTEFRKPLPGTALDYFDVRAAVEAIQPGAYDSLPYTSRVLAENLVRRCDPATLTDSLKQFIERKRDLDFPWFPARVVCHDILGQTALVDLAGLRDAIALQGGDPAQVNPVVPTQLIVDHSLAVERGGFDPEAFEKNRAIEDRRNEDRFHFINWTKKAFKNVDVIPPGNGIMHQINLEKMSPVIQVRDGVAFPDTCVGTDSHTPHVDALGVIAIGVGGLEAESVMLGRASWMRLPESVGVELTGKLQPGITATDMVLALTEFLRKQKVVGAWLEFFGEGASALTLGDRATISNMAPEYGATAAMFYIDQQTIDYLKLTGREDEQVQLVETYAKTTGLWADSLKGAQYERGLSFDLSSVVRNMAGPSNPHARVATTDLAAQGISGQWTEVPGQMPDGAVIIAAITSCTNTSNPRNVIAAGLLARNANKLGLTRKPWVKSSLAPGSKTVALYLDEAGLTNELEQLGFGIVAFACTTCNGMSGALDPAIQQEIIDRDLYATAVLSGNRNFDGRIHPYAKNAFLASPPLVVAYAIAGTIRFDIEKDVLGLDADGKEIRLKDIWPSDEEIDAVVKASVKPEQFRQVYIPMFAIHEDTGPKVTPLYDWREMSTYIRRPPYWEGALAGARPLKGMRPLAVLPDNITTDHLSPSNAIMLDSAAGEYLAKMGLPEEDFNSYATHRGDHLTAQRATFANPKLFNEMVKENGKVKQGSLARVEPEGQVMRMWEAIETYMERKQPLIIIAGADYGQGSSRDWAAKGVRLAGVEAIAAEGFERIHRTNLVGMGVLPLEFLPGTDRHTLAIDGSETYDVIGDRTPRAQLTLVINRLNGERVEVPVTCRLDTAEEVSIYEAGGVLQRFAQDFLEESAVAV from the coding sequence ATGAACACTGAATTCCGCAAACCGCTGCCCGGCACCGCTCTGGATTACTTCGACGTCCGCGCGGCGGTGGAAGCGATCCAGCCCGGCGCCTATGACAGCCTGCCGTACACCTCCCGCGTGCTCGCGGAAAACCTGGTGCGTCGCTGTGACCCGGCCACGCTCACCGACTCCCTGAAGCAATTCATCGAGCGCAAACGCGACCTCGATTTCCCATGGTTCCCGGCGCGCGTGGTCTGCCACGACATCCTCGGCCAGACCGCGCTGGTCGACCTCGCCGGCCTGCGCGACGCCATTGCGTTGCAGGGCGGCGACCCGGCGCAAGTCAACCCGGTGGTGCCGACACAATTGATCGTCGACCACTCGCTGGCCGTCGAGCGCGGTGGTTTTGATCCAGAGGCGTTCGAGAAAAATCGCGCCATCGAAGATCGCCGCAACGAAGACCGTTTTCACTTCATCAACTGGACCAAAAAAGCCTTCAAGAACGTTGATGTGATCCCGCCGGGCAACGGCATCATGCACCAGATCAACCTGGAGAAAATGTCTCCGGTGATCCAGGTGCGCGACGGCGTGGCGTTCCCCGATACCTGCGTCGGCACCGACAGCCACACGCCGCACGTCGATGCGCTGGGCGTGATCGCCATTGGCGTCGGTGGCCTCGAAGCCGAGAGCGTGATGCTCGGCCGCGCGTCGTGGATGCGTCTGCCGGAAAGCGTCGGCGTCGAGCTGACGGGCAAGCTGCAACCGGGCATCACCGCCACCGACATGGTGCTGGCGCTGACCGAGTTCCTGCGCAAACAGAAAGTCGTTGGCGCCTGGCTGGAATTCTTCGGCGAAGGTGCTTCAGCGCTGACCCTCGGCGACCGCGCGACCATCTCCAACATGGCCCCGGAATACGGCGCCACCGCCGCGATGTTCTACATCGACCAGCAAACCATTGATTACCTGAAACTCACCGGTCGCGAAGACGAGCAAGTGCAGTTGGTCGAGACCTACGCCAAGACCACCGGCCTGTGGGCCGACAGCCTCAAAGGCGCGCAATACGAGCGTGGCTTGAGCTTCGATTTGTCCTCGGTGGTGCGCAACATGGCCGGCCCGAGCAACCCGCACGCACGGGTCGCAACCACCGATTTGGCTGCGCAAGGCATCTCCGGGCAGTGGACCGAAGTGCCGGGCCAAATGCCCGATGGCGCGGTGATCATCGCCGCCATCACCAGTTGCACCAACACCAGCAACCCGCGCAACGTCATCGCCGCCGGCCTGCTGGCGCGCAATGCCAACAAGCTCGGTTTGACCCGCAAGCCGTGGGTCAAGTCGTCGCTGGCGCCGGGCTCGAAAACCGTCGCGCTGTACCTCGATGAAGCCGGCCTGACCAATGAGCTGGAACAGCTCGGTTTTGGCATCGTCGCGTTCGCCTGCACCACCTGCAACGGCATGTCCGGCGCGCTCGATCCGGCGATCCAGCAAGAGATCATCGACCGCGACCTGTACGCCACTGCCGTGCTGTCCGGCAACCGCAACTTCGACGGGCGGATTCACCCGTACGCGAAGAATGCGTTTCTTGCTTCGCCGCCATTGGTAGTCGCTTACGCGATCGCCGGGACGATTCGTTTCGACATCGAAAAAGACGTGCTTGGCCTCGACGCCGACGGCAAGGAAATCCGCCTGAAAGACATCTGGCCGAGCGACGAAGAAATCGACGCAGTGGTCAAAGCCTCGGTCAAACCGGAGCAGTTCCGCCAGGTCTACATTCCGATGTTTGCCATCCATGAAGACACCGGCCCGAAAGTCACGCCGCTGTACGACTGGCGCGAAATGAGCACTTACATCCGCCGTCCGCCGTACTGGGAAGGCGCGCTGGCCGGCGCCCGTCCGCTGAAAGGCATGCGCCCGTTGGCGGTGCTGCCGGACAACATCACCACCGATCACTTGTCGCCGTCGAACGCAATCATGCTCGACAGCGCCGCCGGCGAATACCTGGCGAAAATGGGCTTGCCGGAAGAGGATTTCAACTCTTACGCCACCCACCGTGGCGACCACTTGACCGCGCAGCGCGCGACGTTCGCCAACCCGAAACTGTTCAATGAAATGGTCAAGGAAAACGGCAAGGTCAAGCAGGGTTCGCTGGCCCGCGTCGAGCCGGAAGGCCAGGTCATGCGCATGTGGGAAGCCATCGAAACCTACATGGAACGCAAGCAACCGCTGATCATCATTGCCGGCGCCGATTACGGTCAGGGCTCGTCCCGCGACTGGGCGGCGAAAGGCGTGCGGCTGGCCGGCGTCGAGGCGATTGCCGCCGAAGGTTTCGAGCGCATTCACCGCACCAACCTCGTCGGCATGGGCGTGTTGCCGCTGGAGTTTCTGCCGGGCACTGATCGCCATACGTTGGCCATCGATGGCAGCGAAACCTACGACGTCATCGGTGACCGCACACCGCGTGCGCAACTGACGTTGGTGATCAATCGTCTGAATGGCGAACGTGTGGAAGTGCCGGTGACTTGCCGTCTCGACACGGCTGAAGAAGTGTCGATCTACGAGGCGGGCGGCGTGTTGCAGCGTTTTGCCCAGGACTTCCTTGAAGAGTCGGCAGTCGCCGTTTAA
- the prpC gene encoding bifunctional 2-methylcitrate synthase/citrate synthase, which translates to MAEAKVLSGAGLRGQVAGQTALSTVGQSGAGLTYRGYDVRELAADAQFEEVAYLLLYGELPNKSQLDGYISKLSKLRDLPQALKEVLERIPADAHPMDVMRTGCSFLGNIEPEKDFGAQHDVTDRLLAAFPAIMCYWYRFSHDGKRINCVTDEATIGGHFLQLLHDKKPSDLHVKVMNVSLILYAEHEFNASTFTARVCASTLSDMYSCVTAAIGSLRGPLHGGANEAAMEMIERFKSPEEAIKGTLGMLERKDKIMGFGHAIYKDNDPRNEVIKGWSKKLADEVGDTVLFPVSEAIDKTMWEQKKLFPNADFYHASTYHFMGIPTKLFTPIFVCSRLTGWAAHVFEQRANNRIIRPSAEYIGVEQRKFVPIEQR; encoded by the coding sequence ATGGCCGAAGCAAAAGTACTCAGTGGCGCCGGGCTCCGTGGCCAGGTTGCCGGGCAAACCGCACTGTCCACCGTGGGCCAATCCGGTGCCGGCCTGACCTATCGCGGCTACGACGTTCGCGAACTGGCGGCGGACGCGCAATTTGAAGAAGTCGCCTACCTGCTGCTGTACGGCGAACTGCCGAACAAGTCGCAACTGGACGGCTACATCAGCAAACTGAGCAAGCTGCGCGACCTGCCGCAAGCGCTGAAAGAAGTGCTGGAACGGATCCCCGCCGACGCCCACCCGATGGACGTGATGCGCACCGGTTGCTCGTTCCTCGGCAACATCGAACCGGAGAAAGACTTCGGCGCCCAACACGACGTCACCGACCGTCTGCTGGCCGCGTTCCCGGCGATCATGTGTTACTGGTATCGCTTCAGCCACGACGGCAAACGCATCAATTGCGTGACCGACGAAGCGACCATCGGCGGGCATTTCCTGCAACTGCTGCACGACAAGAAGCCGAGCGACCTGCACGTCAAAGTGATGAACGTGTCGCTGATCCTTTACGCCGAACACGAATTCAACGCCTCGACGTTCACCGCGCGTGTCTGCGCGTCGACCCTGTCCGACATGTATTCCTGCGTCACCGCTGCCATCGGTTCGTTGCGCGGCCCGCTGCACGGCGGCGCCAACGAAGCGGCGATGGAAATGATCGAGCGCTTCAAGTCGCCGGAAGAGGCGATCAAAGGCACGCTTGGCATGCTTGAGCGCAAAGACAAGATCATGGGTTTCGGCCACGCGATCTATAAGGACAACGATCCGCGCAACGAGGTGATCAAGGGCTGGTCGAAAAAACTCGCGGACGAAGTGGGCGATACCGTGCTGTTCCCGGTCTCGGAAGCCATCGACAAAACCATGTGGGAGCAGAAGAAACTGTTCCCGAACGCCGACTTCTACCACGCGTCGACGTATCACTTCATGGGCATTCCGACCAAGTTGTTCACGCCGATTTTCGTCTGCTCGCGCCTGACCGGCTGGGCCGCGCACGTGTTCGAACAACGCGCCAACAACCGCATCATCCGCCCGAGCGCCGAATACATCGGCGTCGAACAGCGCAAGTTCGTGCCAATCGAACAACGCTGA
- the prpB gene encoding methylisocitrate lyase gives MSSNKSTPGQRFRDAVASEHPLQVVGAINANHALLAKRAGFKAIYLSGGGVAAGSLGVPDLGITGLDDVLTDVRRITDVCDLPLLVDVDTGFGSSAFNVARTVKSMSKFGAAAIHIEDQVGAKRCGHRPNKEIVSLQEMVDRIKAAVDARTDDSFVIMARTDALAVEGLESALDRAAACIEAGADMIFPEAITELDMYKLFANRVKAPILANITEFGATPLYTTEQLAAADVSLVLYPLSAFRAMNKAAENVYTAIRRDGTQQNVIDTMQTRMELYDRIDYHTFEQKLDALFAAKK, from the coding sequence ATGAGTTCCAACAAGAGCACTCCAGGCCAGCGTTTCCGCGATGCGGTCGCCAGCGAACATCCGCTGCAAGTGGTCGGCGCGATCAACGCCAACCACGCGCTGCTGGCCAAGCGCGCCGGTTTCAAGGCTATTTACCTGTCGGGTGGCGGGGTGGCTGCCGGCTCCCTCGGCGTGCCGGACCTGGGCATTACCGGCCTGGATGACGTGCTCACCGACGTGCGCCGCATCACCGACGTCTGCGACCTGCCGCTGCTGGTCGACGTCGACACCGGTTTCGGTTCCTCGGCGTTCAACGTCGCGCGCACCGTCAAGTCGATGAGCAAGTTCGGCGCGGCGGCGATTCACATCGAAGACCAGGTCGGCGCCAAGCGCTGCGGTCATCGTCCGAATAAAGAGATCGTGTCGTTGCAGGAAATGGTCGACCGGATCAAAGCCGCCGTCGACGCGCGCACCGATGACAGCTTCGTGATCATGGCGCGCACCGATGCGCTGGCCGTCGAAGGCCTGGAATCCGCGCTGGATCGCGCCGCCGCGTGCATCGAGGCCGGCGCTGACATGATCTTCCCGGAAGCCATCACCGAACTGGACATGTACAAGCTGTTCGCCAACCGCGTGAAAGCGCCGATTCTGGCCAACATCACCGAATTCGGCGCGACGCCGCTGTACACCACCGAGCAACTCGCCGCTGCCGACGTGTCGCTGGTGCTGTACCCGCTGTCGGCGTTCCGCGCGATGAACAAGGCTGCGGAAAACGTCTACACCGCGATCCGCCGCGACGGCACGCAACAGAATGTGATCGACACCATGCAAACGCGCATGGAGCTCTACGATCGCATCGACTACCACACGTTCGAGCAGAAGCTCGATGCGCTGTTTGCCGCCAAGAAGTAG
- a CDS encoding GntR family transcriptional regulator → MLDQLDPPVMVQDDSETLSENVFRRIQAAIVKGEIAPGSKISEPELARTYGISRGPLREAIHRLEGQRLLVRVPHVGARVVSLSHAELLELYEIRESLEGMACRLAAERMTLEEIDELRRVLETHERDAAFQAGVGYYQQEGDFDFHYRIIQGSGNRTLTQMLCGELYQLVRMYRIQFSTTPNRPRQAFAEHHRILDAIADRDGELAELLMRRHIGASKRNIARHYQDGANNKTATERGES, encoded by the coding sequence ATGCTGGATCAACTCGATCCCCCGGTGATGGTGCAGGACGATTCGGAGACACTTTCCGAGAATGTCTTCCGGCGCATTCAGGCCGCTATCGTCAAAGGCGAGATCGCCCCGGGCAGCAAAATCTCCGAGCCCGAGCTGGCGCGCACCTACGGCATCAGTCGCGGGCCGCTGCGTGAAGCGATCCATCGCCTCGAAGGCCAGCGCCTGCTGGTGCGCGTGCCGCATGTCGGCGCGCGCGTGGTGTCACTGAGCCATGCCGAGCTGCTCGAACTCTACGAAATCCGCGAATCCCTTGAAGGCATGGCCTGTCGCCTCGCTGCCGAACGCATGACCCTTGAAGAAATCGACGAGCTGCGCCGGGTTCTCGAAACCCACGAGCGCGATGCGGCGTTTCAGGCCGGCGTCGGTTATTACCAGCAGGAAGGCGATTTCGACTTTCATTACCGGATCATCCAGGGCAGCGGCAACCGCACGCTGACGCAGATGCTTTGCGGCGAGCTCTATCAACTGGTGCGCATGTACCGCATCCAGTTTTCCACCACGCCCAACCGCCCGCGCCAGGCATTTGCCGAGCATCACCGAATTCTCGACGCCATCGCCGACCGTGACGGTGAACTGGCCGAGTTGTTGATGCGCCGCCACATCGGCGCCTCCAAACGCAATATCGCCCGTCATTACCAGGACGGCGCCAACAATAAGACAGCCACTGAACGAGGTGAGTCATGA
- the rloA gene encoding retropepsin-like aspartic peptidase RloA: protein MRLKPFATFLSLLFLPGVAAAGEKTVYGLNEYAALDGIDLEVAAKLDTGAKTASLSARDIKRFKRNGESWVRFYLAIDTAHSHPIERPLARVSKIKRRAGDYDPEEGKKYTARPVIELDICMGSALRSIEVNLTDRSAFQYPLLIGSEALKRFDALVDPSLKYAAGKPACATDAHTAE, encoded by the coding sequence ATGAGACTCAAGCCCTTCGCCACATTTTTATCCCTGCTCTTCCTGCCCGGCGTTGCCGCTGCGGGAGAGAAAACCGTGTACGGCCTCAACGAATACGCTGCGCTGGATGGCATCGACCTCGAAGTCGCGGCCAAACTCGACACCGGGGCGAAAACCGCTTCTTTAAGTGCACGCGACATCAAACGTTTCAAGCGCAATGGCGAATCGTGGGTACGCTTCTACTTGGCGATCGACACCGCGCATTCGCACCCGATCGAACGACCACTGGCGCGCGTCAGCAAAATCAAGCGCCGGGCCGGTGATTACGACCCGGAAGAAGGCAAGAAGTACACGGCCCGCCCGGTCATCGAACTGGATATCTGCATGGGTTCGGCATTACGCAGCATCGAAGTGAACCTGACCGACCGCAGCGCCTTCCAATATCCGCTGCTGATCGGCTCCGAAGCGCTGAAACGCTTCGACGCGCTGGTCGACCCCAGTCTTAAATACGCTGCTGGCAAACCCGCCTGCGCCACCGACGCACATACCGCAGAGTAA
- the rloB gene encoding osmotic stress tolerance membrane protein RloB — translation MRSINLHLKILIAILVVLGISVTAYQIFVLGIPVTEDATDDLWNIDAKVEFVASAKDPVKIQMFVPPLSRDYVSLNESFISNNYGVAVNRVDGNRKVTWSARRAKGNQTLYYRLVLTKRYTGEKAKIKGPTFRDSIAVEGAEKVAAEALLAPIRQHSADVETFIGEAIKRVNNVNDDNVKLLLGGDPSSGHKAKIVELVLSIAHVPVEKVHTIRLVADQPQTPELWLRSFNGTDWLYFNPETGEQGLPTDRLLWWTGDENLITVDGGKKANVTFSLNNSEMNAIRLAKLTDENTDANFLEYSLYGLPLQTQQTFMIMVMIPIGVLVILILRNLIGLQTLGTFTPVLIALAFRETQLGFGIVLFTIITALGLSLRSYLEHLKLQMLPRLSVVLTFVVVLIAAISLFSHKLGLERGLSVALFPMVILTMTIERLSITWEERGAGHAMKVAIGTLFAASLAHLIMSVPELVYFVFTFPAILLILVGFMLAMGRYRGYRLTELVRFKAFLKADS, via the coding sequence ATGCGCTCTATCAACCTTCACCTGAAAATCCTCATCGCCATTCTGGTGGTGCTGGGCATTTCAGTTACGGCCTATCAGATTTTCGTGCTCGGCATCCCCGTGACCGAAGACGCCACGGACGACCTGTGGAACATCGACGCCAAGGTCGAGTTCGTCGCCAGCGCCAAGGACCCGGTCAAGATCCAGATGTTCGTGCCGCCGTTGAGCCGCGACTATGTGAGCCTGAACGAAAGCTTCATTTCGAATAATTACGGCGTTGCGGTGAACCGCGTCGATGGCAACCGCAAGGTCACCTGGTCGGCACGTCGGGCCAAGGGCAATCAGACTCTTTATTACCGTTTGGTCCTGACCAAGCGTTACACCGGCGAAAAAGCCAAGATCAAAGGCCCGACCTTCCGCGACAGCATTGCCGTCGAAGGCGCGGAGAAGGTCGCCGCCGAAGCCCTGCTCGCGCCGATCCGCCAACACTCCGCCGACGTCGAAACCTTTATTGGCGAGGCGATCAAGCGGGTCAACAACGTCAACGATGACAACGTGAAACTGCTGCTGGGCGGCGATCCGTCGAGCGGGCACAAAGCCAAGATCGTCGAACTGGTGCTGTCGATCGCGCACGTGCCGGTGGAAAAAGTCCACACCATCCGCCTCGTCGCCGACCAACCGCAAACCCCGGAATTGTGGTTGCGCAGTTTCAACGGCACCGATTGGTTGTACTTCAACCCGGAAACCGGCGAACAGGGCCTGCCGACCGACCGCCTGCTTTGGTGGACCGGCGATGAAAACCTGATCACCGTTGATGGCGGCAAGAAAGCCAACGTGACGTTCAGCCTCAACAACAGCGAAATGAACGCGATTCGCCTGGCCAAGCTGACCGACGAAAACACTGACGCCAACTTCCTCGAATACTCGCTGTACGGCTTGCCGCTGCAAACCCAGCAGACGTTCATGATCATGGTGATGATCCCGATTGGCGTGCTGGTGATCCTGATCCTGCGTAACCTGATCGGCCTGCAGACTCTCGGCACGTTTACCCCGGTGCTGATCGCCCTGGCGTTCCGCGAAACGCAACTCGGTTTCGGCATCGTGCTGTTTACGATCATCACCGCGCTGGGGCTGTCGCTGCGTTCCTACCTAGAGCATTTGAAGCTGCAAATGTTGCCGAGGCTGTCGGTGGTGCTGACGTTTGTTGTGGTGCTGATCGCCGCGATCAGCCTGTTCAGCCACAAACTCGGCCTCGAACGCGGGTTGTCGGTGGCGCTGTTCCCGATGGTGATTCTGACCATGACCATCGAACGCCTGTCGATCACCTGGGAAGAACGCGGTGCCGGGCACGCGATGAAAGTGGCGATTGGTACGCTGTTCGCAGCGTCGCTGGCGCACCTGATCATGAGCGTGCCGGAACTGGTGTACTTCGTGTTCACGTTCCCGGCGATTCTGCTGATCCTCGTTGGCTTCATGCTGGCCATGGGTCGCTATCGCGGCTATCGCCTGACCGAACTGGTGCGCTTCAAAGCGTTCCTCAAGGCTGATTCGTAA
- a CDS encoding alpha-L-glutamate ligase-like protein gives MFGFWKTWKALEARGIMGINRRNADYVLKYNKRSLYPIVDDKIITKERALSAGINVPEMYGVISTEKEIDNLNDIIGGRSDFVIKPAQGAGGDGIIVIADRFEGRYRTVSGKIISHEEIEHHISSILTGLYSLGGHRDRALIEYRVTPDQIFKSISYEGVPDIRIIVLMGYPVMAMLRLPTRQSGGKANLHQGAIGVGVDLATGLTLRGTWLNNIITKHPDTTNAVDGVQLPYWDGFMKLAAGCYELCGLGYIGVDMVLDQEKGPLILELNARPGLNIQIANDCGLTLRTHAVEARLEELKARGVVETVEERVAFAQEMFGHIPPVEG, from the coding sequence ATGTTCGGTTTCTGGAAGACCTGGAAGGCTCTGGAAGCCCGGGGCATCATGGGCATCAATCGGCGTAACGCCGACTACGTGCTCAAGTACAACAAGCGCAGTCTGTACCCGATTGTGGATGACAAGATCATCACCAAGGAACGCGCGCTCTCCGCCGGCATCAACGTGCCGGAGATGTACGGGGTGATTTCCACCGAGAAGGAAATCGACAACCTCAATGACATCATTGGCGGCCGCAGCGACTTCGTGATCAAACCGGCCCAGGGCGCCGGCGGTGACGGCATTATCGTGATCGCCGACCGTTTTGAAGGCCGCTATCGCACGGTGTCGGGCAAGATCATCAGCCACGAGGAGATCGAGCACCATATCTCGAGCATCCTCACCGGCCTGTATTCGCTCGGTGGTCACCGCGACCGCGCGCTGATCGAATACCGCGTGACGCCGGACCAGATCTTCAAAAGCATCAGTTACGAAGGTGTGCCGGATATCCGCATCATTGTGTTGATGGGTTATCCGGTGATGGCCATGTTGCGCCTGCCGACGCGGCAGTCAGGTGGCAAGGCCAACCTGCACCAGGGCGCCATCGGCGTCGGCGTCGATCTGGCCACCGGCCTGACGCTGCGCGGCACCTGGCTGAACAACATCATCACCAAACACCCGGACACCACCAACGCGGTGGATGGCGTGCAACTGCCCTACTGGGACGGTTTCATGAAACTCGCGGCAGGCTGCTATGAGTTGTGCGGCCTGGGTTACATCGGCGTCGACATGGTGCTCGATCAGGAAAAAGGCCCGCTGATTCTTGAACTCAACGCGCGGCCGGGGCTGAACATCCAGATTGCCAACGATTGCGGCCTGACGTTGCGCACCCACGCGGTCGAAGCACGGCTGGAAGAGCTGAAGGCGCGTGGAGTGGTCGAGACGGTTGAGGAACGGGTAGCGTTTGCGCAGGAAATGTTCGGGCATATTCCACCGGTCGAGGGTTGA
- the pabB gene encoding aminodeoxychorismate synthase component I has translation MLTCSVHPLPYRSNPADYFAAIRHAPGAVLLDSGRPTADRGRFDLLSAWPLQQLAVLPDESGGDFLQRLRSHLTALGEASVADELPFAGGLIGYLSYDFGRHLEHLPSQAQDDLHLPDARFGLYDWALISDHLRMTSQLVFHPSLPASEHQRLIDLFGQPVDNPVAPFKLQAPMNADLSADDYRQALERIQQYIRAGDCYQVNFAQRFRAECAGDPWTAYCALREACPTPFSGFQSLPDGGAVLSLSPERFVKVSQRQVETRPIKGTRPRGVTPAEDAANAAELLASPKDRAENLMIVDLLRNDLGRTCRIGSVRVPELFSLESYPNVHHLVSSVTGELAEDKDALDLIAGSFPGGSITGAPKIRAMQIIDELEPTRRGLYCGSLLYLDVRGEMDSSIAIRSLLVKDGQVCCWGGGGIVADSEWQAEYQESITKVKVLLDTLQNL, from the coding sequence ATGTTGACCTGCTCCGTACACCCACTGCCCTATCGCAGCAACCCCGCCGACTACTTCGCGGCGATTCGTCATGCCCCCGGCGCCGTGCTGCTCGACAGTGGCCGGCCGACGGCGGATCGCGGGCGCTTCGATTTGCTCAGCGCCTGGCCGCTGCAACAACTGGCGGTATTGCCGGACGAAAGCGGTGGCGATTTCCTGCAACGGTTGCGCAGCCATCTGACGGCACTCGGCGAAGCGTCTGTCGCGGATGAACTGCCGTTCGCCGGAGGTCTGATCGGTTACCTGAGTTACGACTTCGGCCGTCATCTGGAACACCTGCCAAGTCAGGCGCAGGACGACTTGCACTTGCCGGATGCGCGGTTTGGTTTGTATGACTGGGCGTTGATCAGCGATCACCTGCGTATGACCAGCCAATTGGTGTTTCACCCGTCGCTGCCCGCCAGCGAACACCAGCGCCTGATCGACCTGTTCGGCCAGCCTGTGGATAACCCGGTCGCGCCGTTCAAACTGCAAGCGCCGATGAACGCCGACCTCAGTGCTGACGACTATCGCCAGGCGCTGGAGCGGATTCAGCAATACATCCGGGCTGGCGATTGTTATCAGGTGAACTTCGCTCAACGGTTCCGCGCCGAGTGCGCGGGCGACCCGTGGACCGCTTATTGCGCACTGCGAGAAGCCTGCCCGACGCCGTTTTCCGGGTTTCAGAGCTTGCCCGACGGCGGCGCAGTGCTGAGCCTGTCGCCCGAACGTTTCGTCAAAGTCAGCCAACGCCAGGTTGAAACCCGCCCGATCAAAGGCACGCGCCCGCGCGGCGTGACCCCGGCCGAAGACGCCGCCAACGCCGCCGAACTGCTGGCCAGCCCCAAGGATCGCGCAGAAAACCTGATGATCGTCGACCTGCTGCGCAACGACCTCGGCCGCACGTGCCGCATCGGCTCGGTGCGGGTGCCGGAGTTGTTCAGCCTCGAAAGTTATCCCAACGTGCATCACTTGGTGAGCAGCGTCACCGGCGAATTGGCCGAGGACAAGGATGCGCTGGACCTGATCGCCGGCAGCTTCCCCGGCGGTTCGATTACCGGCGCACCGAAGATCCGCGCGATGCAGATCATCGATGAACTCGAGCCGACCCGGCGCGGGTTGTATTGCGGTTCGCTGCTGTACCTGGACGTGCGCGGCGAGATGGACAGCTCCATCGCCATCCGCAGCTTGCTGGTCAAGGATGGGCAGGTGTGTTGCTGGGGCGGCGGCGGGATTGTCGCGGATTCCGAGTGGCAGGCCGAATATCAGGAATCGATCACCAAAGTGAAAGTGCTGCTCGATACTTTGCAGAACCTTTAA
- the thrH gene encoding bifunctional phosphoserine phosphatase/homoserine phosphotransferase ThrH: MEIACLDLEGVLVPEIWIAFAEKTGIESLRATTRDIPDYDVLMKQRLRILDEHGLKLSDIQEVIATLQPLDGAIEFVNWLRERFQVVILSDTFYEFSQPLMRQLGFPTLLCHRLITDDTGRVTSYQLRQKDPKRQSVLAFKSLYYRVIAAGDSYNDTTMLGEADAGILFHAPDNVIREFPQFPAVHSFADLKQEFIKASNRPLSL; the protein is encoded by the coding sequence GTGGAAATTGCCTGTCTGGATCTTGAAGGTGTGCTGGTCCCGGAAATCTGGATCGCTTTCGCGGAAAAAACCGGGATCGAATCACTCCGGGCCACCACTCGGGACATTCCCGATTACGACGTATTAATGAAGCAACGCCTGCGCATTCTCGACGAGCATGGCTTGAAGCTGTCCGACATTCAGGAGGTGATCGCCACCCTGCAACCGCTGGACGGCGCCATCGAGTTCGTCAACTGGCTGCGCGAGCGCTTTCAAGTGGTGATTCTGTCGGACACCTTCTACGAGTTTTCCCAGCCGCTGATGCGTCAGTTGGGTTTCCCGACGTTGCTCTGCCATCGGCTGATTACTGATGACACCGGGCGGGTGACGAGTTATCAGTTGCGTCAGAAAGACCCCAAGCGCCAGTCGGTGCTGGCGTTCAAGAGCCTTTATTACCGAGTGATCGCGGCGGGGGATTCGTATAACGACACGACGATGCTCGGCGAGGCAGATGCGGGGATCTTGTTCCACGCGCCGGACAACGTGATTCGCGAGTTTCCGCAATTCCCGGCGGTGCACAGTTTTGCGGATTTGAAGCAGGAATTCATCAAGGCCTCCAACCGGCCGTTGAGTTTGTAG